The following coding sequences lie in one Cucurbita pepo subsp. pepo cultivar mu-cu-16 chromosome LG13, ASM280686v2, whole genome shotgun sequence genomic window:
- the LOC111808442 gene encoding probable serine/threonine-protein kinase PBL19 isoform X1 — MKCFHLFSNERRTVEPRTATKSNSIVSCTSNSTSMNQDLKMFDSDLNSQNVSEFSVASSAKSFAALSQRQSNLRDFTFSDLKAATKNFSRSLMIGEGGFGSVYRGAIRNSEDPHKRIDIAVKQLSRRGLQGHKEWVTEVNFLGVVEHPNLVKLLGYCAEDDERGIQRLLVYEYMPNRSVQDHLSSKLNSSLPWAIRMKIAQDTARGLAYLHEGMDFQIIFRDFKSSNILLDEQWNAKLSDFGLARLGPSDGLSHVSTAIVGTIGYAAPEYLQTGRLTAKIDVWSYGVFLYELITGRRPLDRNRPKGQEKLLEWVRPHLSDLKKFELILDPRLGGNYSIKAAQKLAAVANRCLVRKAVVRPKMSEVLEMVNRIVEASDLESPLLQEKSSTSNSDSEGSKGEPLRKRIMNPFIGGNDCLICLAWRPKVVRTC; from the exons ATGAAGTGTTTTCATTTGTTCAGCAATGAGAGGAGAACTGTTGAGCCTAGAACAGCTACAAAATCTAATTCGATTGTCTCGTGTACCTCGAATTCTACGTCGATGAATCAAGATCTTAAGATGTTTGACTCTGATTTGAATTCTCAGAATGTTTCAGAGTTTAGTGTAGCATCTTCTGCTAAATCATTTGCAGCTTTGTCTCAAAGACAGAGTAATCTTAGGGACTTTACATTCTCAGATTTGAAAGCAGCCACGAAGAACTTCAGCCGATCGCTTATGATCGGAGAAGGCGGATTTGGTAGTGTATATAGGGGCGCTATCCGAAACTCAGAGGATCCACATAAAAGAATAGACATTGCTGTTAAGCAATTAAGTAGAAGAGGATTGCAG GGTCACAAGGAATGGGTAACAGAGGTGAACTTTTTGGGCGTTGTCGAGCATCCAAATCTTGTCAAGTTACTAGGCTACTGTGCAGAGGACGATGAAAGAGGGATCCAGCGATTACTCGTATACGAATATATGCCGAACAGGAGCGTGCAAGATCACTTGTCAAGCAAGTTAAACAGTTCTCTTCCATGGGCaataagaatgaaaatagCTCAGGATACTGCTCGTGGCTTGGCATATCTACATGAAGGAATGGATTTCCAG ATAATATTTAGGgatttcaaatcttcaaaCATACTTTTGGATGAACAGTGGAATGCTAAGTTGTCTGATTTTGGATTGGCTAGGCTAGGGCCTTCGGACGGATTAAGTCATGTCTCTACTGCG ATTGTAGGAACAATTGGATATGCAGCACCTGAATACCTTCAAACAGGACGACTAACAGCAAAAATTGATGTATGGAGCTATGGAGTTTTCCTGTATGAACTGATAACTGGTAGGCGTCCCCTAGATCGGAACCGCCCCAAAGGCCAGGAAAAGCTCTTGGAATGGGTGAGACCACACCTATCTGACTTAAAGAAGTTTGAACTGATACTTGACCCAAGACTTGGAGGTAACTATTCTATTAAAGCTGCCCAAAAACTAGCAGCTGTAGCTAACCGCTGTTTGGTTCGGAAGGCTGTGGTACGCCCTAAAATGAGCGAGGTCTTGGAGATGGTAAATCGGATTGTGGAAGCAAGCGATCTTGAGAGCCCTCTGCTTCAAGAAAAGAGCTCAACTTCTAACAGTGATTCTGAAGGATCAAAAGGAGAACCTTTGAGAAAACGGATTATGAATCCATTTATTGGAGGGAATGATTGTTTGATTTGCCTAGCTTGGAGACCCAAAGTTGTGAGAACTTGTTGA
- the LOC111808633 gene encoding amino acid transporter AVT1C-like, giving the protein MKNSVSDRSFYIESSDDEDFDKEIDDGNESESSGSSADNRNINQPSSYNAAAWPQSYRQSIDMLGSLHSPSIGLLGTPSLARFGSSFLSSSLTRRFTPEAFSSSISKPLLPTVIDEQQKYAPYSPLGPQLPSRRSSISVRRDDKDKPVVDSHGLPISRHCSFGQAVVNGINVLCGVGILSTPYAMQQGGWLGLSILLIFAVLSFYTGILLRACLDSKPGLETYPDIGQAAFGAIGRVAISIILYVELYASCIEYVILESDNLSTLFPRAHISFGGFELSAHLLFAIATALAVLPTVWLRDLSILSYISAGGVIASIVVVICLFWVGLVDDVGFHGTVTPLKLSTLPVALGLYGFCYSGHAVFPNIYSSMGKQSQFPAVLLTCFGICTLMYAGVAIMGYLMFGESTLSQYTLNLPQDLVASKIAVWTTVVNPFTKYALTISPVAMSLEEFIPPNHPKTHIYSILIRTALVISTLLVGLSIPFFGLMMSLIGSLLTMLVTLILPCACYLSILRGKVTFLQITLCCIVIAVGVIASAFGSYSSLKKIIEKLSA; this is encoded by the exons atgaagaactcCGTTTCAGACCGTAGTTTTTACATCGAAAGTTCTGACGACGAAGATTTTGACAAGGAAATCGACGACGGAAACGAATCGGAGTCTTCCGGTTCATCAGCGGATAACCGTAACATTAATCAACCGAGTTCTTACAATGCCGCCGCTTGGCCTCAAAGTTACAG GCAATCTATTGATATGCTGGGGAGTTTACATTCACCAAGTATTGGGCTGCTAGGAACGCCATCATTGGCCAGATTTGGAAGCTCGTTTCTTTCCTCCTCATTAACAAGGAGATTCACTCCTGAAGCATTCTCTTCATCCATATCAAAGCCACTGCTACCCACAGTAATTGACGAGCAGCAAAAGTATGCCCCTTATTCTCCTCTGGGTCCTCAGCTTCCTTCTAGGCGCTCTTCCATATCCGTCAGGAGGGATGACAAAGACAAGCCTGTGGTTGACTCTCATGGCCTTCCCATTTCCCGCCATTGTTCTTTCGGCCAAGCTGTTGTTAATG GTATCAATGTGCTGTGTGGGGTGGGAATACTTTCGACCCCATATGCTATGCAGCAAGGAGGATGGTTGGGGCTTTccattttattgatatttgcTGTGCTTTCTTTCTACACTGGAATCCTCCTACGTGCTTGTTTGGATAGCAAACCTGGTCTTGAAACTTACCCTGACATTGGCCAAGCTGCTTTTGGTGCCATCGGCCGTGTCGCCATCTCG ATAATATTGTACGTGGAATTATAC GCTTCTTGTATCGAGTACGTAATTCTGGAGAGCGACAATTTGTCTACATTGTTTCCCCGTGCGCACATAAGTTTTGGTGGATTCGAATTAAGTGCACACCTTTTATTCGCTATAGCGACTGCCCTGGCTGTTCTTCCAACCGTTTGGCTTCGGGATCTCAGTATTCTAAGTTATATCTCTG CTGGTGGAGTCATTGCATCAATCGTGGTGGTTATATGCTtgttttgggttgggttggtagATGATGTCGGTTTCCATGGCACAGTGACTCCACTGAAGCTCTCAACCCTCCCAGTTGCTCTGGGTCTGTACGGTTTCTGCTACTCAGGACATGCTGTATTTCCCAACATCTATAGCTCAATGGGTAAACAAAGCCAATTTCCAGCAGTCCTTTTGACATG TTTTGGTATTTGCACTTTGATGTATGCTGGAGTCGCAATTATGGGATACTTGATGTTTGGAGAATCGACATTATCCCAGTACACTCTTAACCTGCCCCAGGATTTGGTTGCCTCAAAGATTGCTGTGTGGACTACG GTAGTAAACCCCTTCACAAA GTATGCGTTAACGATATCTCCGGTTGCAATGAGTCTGGAGGAGTTCATACCACCAAACCATCCCAAGACTCACATTTATTCCATCCTAATTAGAACTGCTCTTGTAATTTCTACCCTACTGGTCGGTCTTTCTATCCCCTTTTTTG GTCTTATGATGTCATTGATTGGATCCTTGCTAACAATGCTTGTG ACTTTAATACTCCCTTGTGCCTGTTACCTCAGCATTTTGAGGGGGAAAGTAACGTTTTTACAG ATAACACTTTGTTGCATAGTTATAGCAGTAGGAGTTATTGCATCTGCATTTGGATCATATTCATCTCTCAAGAAAATCATTGAGAAATTAAGCGCCTGA
- the LOC111809307 gene encoding probable protein S-acyltransferase 15 — protein sequence MDIKIARLTKFPGQLKSWNSQARSVFPLTLLESQVKMKRFISIPVFSVLLLMAFVYYITVFIFIENWTGLFTSPGLFNSLIFTSMASLCLFSFAVCVLTDPGPVPSSYCPDVEERAGSDQDSGNSALQIKHCEKCSTFKPPRAHHCRVCRRCVLRMDHHCLWINNCVGYWNYKSFFDLVSYGTLASLYSTFIIVSCAFQKNWNVEGALPLKIFYVICAVMMISLSSTLGTLLGWHVYLIIRNMTTIEYYEGIRAAWLARKSGQSYQHPFNLGAYKNMTLILGPNILEWAWPTSVSHLKSGLSFPTLRDSS from the exons ATGGACATTAAAATAGCCCGGTTGACCAAATTTCCCGGGCAGCTAAAATCCTGGAATTCCCAAGCTCGCTCTGTTTTCCCTCTTACTCTGCTCGAATCCCAGGTGAAAATGAAGAGATTCATATCAATTCCCGTATTTTCTGTGTTGTTGTTGATGGCTTTTGTGTATTACATTACGGTGTTCATTTTCATCGAGAATTGGACTGGTTTGTTTACCTCTCCTGGTCTGTTTAACTCTTTGATTTTCACTTCCATGGCTTCCCTCTGCCTTTTCTCTTTCGCTGTTTGTGTTCTCACCGACCCGGGCCCCGTTCCTTCTTCCTATTGTCCCGATGTTGAAGAGCGTGCCGGTTCGGATCAAGATTCTGGGAATTCT GCTTTACAGATTAAGCATTGTGAAAAGTGTAGCACCTTCAAGCCTCCGAGGGCTCATCATTGTCGAGTTTGCAGAAGGTGTGTTTTGAGGATG GATCATCATTGTTTGTGGATAAATAACTGTGTCGGTTATTGGAACTACAAGTCCTTTTTCGACCTCGTCTCATACGGGACACTGGCAAGCTTGTATTCCACG TTCATCATTGTGAGCTGTGCATTTCAGAAGAACTGGAATGTTGAGGGAGCGCTtcctttaaaaattttctac GTTATTTGCGCGGTGATGATGATCTCCTTGAGCTCGACTCTTGGAACACTTCTTGGCTGGCATGTCTACCTCATCATTCGAAACATGACAACTATAGAG TATTACGAAGGAATACGTGCAGCATGGTTGGCTCGTAAGTCTGGACAAAGCTACCAGCACCCGTTCAATCTCGGTGCTTATAAAAATATGACCTTG ATCTTAGGTCCAAACATTCTGGAATGGGCATGGCCAACTTCAGTCAGCCATCTAAAAAGTGGACTCAGTTTCCCAACTTTGCGCGACAGTTCGTGA
- the LOC111808442 gene encoding probable serine/threonine-protein kinase PBL19 isoform X2 codes for MFQNLKAATKNFSRSLMIGEGGFGSVYRGAIRNSEDPHKRIDIAVKQLSRRGLQGHKEWVTEVNFLGVVEHPNLVKLLGYCAEDDERGIQRLLVYEYMPNRSVQDHLSSKLNSSLPWAIRMKIAQDTARGLAYLHEGMDFQIIFRDFKSSNILLDEQWNAKLSDFGLARLGPSDGLSHVSTAIVGTIGYAAPEYLQTGRLTAKIDVWSYGVFLYELITGRRPLDRNRPKGQEKLLEWVRPHLSDLKKFELILDPRLGGNYSIKAAQKLAAVANRCLVRKAVVRPKMSEVLEMVNRIVEASDLESPLLQEKSSTSNSDSEGSKGEPLRKRIMNPFIGGNDCLICLAWRPKVVRTC; via the exons ATGTTTCAGA ATTTGAAAGCAGCCACGAAGAACTTCAGCCGATCGCTTATGATCGGAGAAGGCGGATTTGGTAGTGTATATAGGGGCGCTATCCGAAACTCAGAGGATCCACATAAAAGAATAGACATTGCTGTTAAGCAATTAAGTAGAAGAGGATTGCAG GGTCACAAGGAATGGGTAACAGAGGTGAACTTTTTGGGCGTTGTCGAGCATCCAAATCTTGTCAAGTTACTAGGCTACTGTGCAGAGGACGATGAAAGAGGGATCCAGCGATTACTCGTATACGAATATATGCCGAACAGGAGCGTGCAAGATCACTTGTCAAGCAAGTTAAACAGTTCTCTTCCATGGGCaataagaatgaaaatagCTCAGGATACTGCTCGTGGCTTGGCATATCTACATGAAGGAATGGATTTCCAG ATAATATTTAGGgatttcaaatcttcaaaCATACTTTTGGATGAACAGTGGAATGCTAAGTTGTCTGATTTTGGATTGGCTAGGCTAGGGCCTTCGGACGGATTAAGTCATGTCTCTACTGCG ATTGTAGGAACAATTGGATATGCAGCACCTGAATACCTTCAAACAGGACGACTAACAGCAAAAATTGATGTATGGAGCTATGGAGTTTTCCTGTATGAACTGATAACTGGTAGGCGTCCCCTAGATCGGAACCGCCCCAAAGGCCAGGAAAAGCTCTTGGAATGGGTGAGACCACACCTATCTGACTTAAAGAAGTTTGAACTGATACTTGACCCAAGACTTGGAGGTAACTATTCTATTAAAGCTGCCCAAAAACTAGCAGCTGTAGCTAACCGCTGTTTGGTTCGGAAGGCTGTGGTACGCCCTAAAATGAGCGAGGTCTTGGAGATGGTAAATCGGATTGTGGAAGCAAGCGATCTTGAGAGCCCTCTGCTTCAAGAAAAGAGCTCAACTTCTAACAGTGATTCTGAAGGATCAAAAGGAGAACCTTTGAGAAAACGGATTATGAATCCATTTATTGGAGGGAATGATTGTTTGATTTGCCTAGCTTGGAGACCCAAAGTTGTGAGAACTTGTTGA